The Blautia obeum ATCC 29174 region GCGTGAATATGCACAGGCACAGACTACATATCAGAATGAAACCCTTCCTGCGTATCAAAATCAGCTGAATACACTGAACAATGAAATGAATCAGGCACAGTCGGATTACAATCAGGCAGAGAACAGTTATCAGATGGCTTTTCAGGCGTGGTCTGCAGACCAGAGTGATGATAATGAAAATGCACTTGAGATAGCAGAGCAGATGAGAAGTGAAGCGCAGATTACATATCAGAATGCAAAAACAGCTTATGAAGATTATAAAGCGCAGAAGCCGGCTGCTCCGGTAATGTCTGATTTCACTGGCGAGGCTGACATTGTTTCTGACGGAACGTCTGCAGATGTTTCTGCATCTGCTTCTTCCAGCACGGATGATACTGCTGTGACAGCGGATACTACTGCACTGGAGAATGAACTTGAAAAAGCAAGTAATAATCTTGCAGAACTTCAGTCAGAACTTTCCTCGAAGGAAGCGGCTGCAGAAGCAGATACGGGTGCTGTGACTGAAGAAGAAAAAGAAAAAATGGAAATTACCAATAATCTTTCTGAACTGGATCAGATGTCTGCACAGGAACTTGTAGAAGCAGCAAAGAAAGGAATCAAGGCTGATTTTAATGGTGTGGTTACAAAAGTTTCTGTGGTTGAAGGTGCAACTGCAACACAGGGAATGGAATTGTTTACTTTACAGAATACTGATAAAGTAGATGTGAATGTAAATGTTTCGAAATACGATTATGATAAAGTGAAAGAAGGTCAGTCTGCGGACATCACCATTGCAGGAAAAATTTATGAAGGTGAAGTAACGAGTATCAGCCATGTTGCTACTCAGAATGAAAAAGGTGCTTCTTTGATTTCTGCAGATATTCGAATTAAAAATCCGGATGAGAATATTTTCCTTGGCGTGGATGCCAAAGTAACAATTCATGCGGAAGAAGCGGACAATGTAGTTGTACTTCCGTCTGAAGTAGTTAATATAGGAAAAGAGGGCTCTTTCTGTTATGTACTTGAGAATGGGGTTATTACCAAAAAGGATATCACAACAGGAATCAGTTCGGACGAATATGTAGAAGTGCTTGACGGCATTAAAGAAGGTGATGAAGTTATCCGTGACCTTGGTTCCCTGGAAGAGGGAATGCAGGCAGAAGCTGCTGATAGATCCGGAGATGTGAATGGTGAAAATACAGAGACAGATAATGCAGAAGAAGGTGTCTGATGGGCGGATTATATGAATATATAAAAATGGCTGTCCAGAATATCCGGGCAAATAAAGGACGTTCATTTCTTACCATGCTGGGAATTATTATTGGCATTGCTTCGGTCATTGCAATCGTTTCCATAGGCGAAGGAACGAAGAATCAGATGAACAGTGAGATCGATGGAATTGGCTCAGGGCTGATCGC contains the following coding sequences:
- a CDS encoding efflux RND transporter periplasmic adaptor subunit, which gives rise to MKKKKSRKKLVIGVGVLIVAVVAGVNIYGSMNAADSAIPQVKTVSAVRDNVQQTVEISGTVVSEEQKTYFSPVNAKVDTAALKEGETVKAGSSLIEFDQKDLEREAKKADLNVESGKMDMKNTLKKSDEAVRKQQNAAGDAASLKQQVAAQENYVASLKARISQANANAQAASSKAAAKKQADAAAAQEAQQQEIQREYAQAQTTYQNETLPAYQNQLNTLNNEMNQAQSDYNQAENSYQMAFQAWSADQSDDNENALEIAEQMRSEAQITYQNAKTAYEDYKAQKPAAPVMSDFTGEADIVSDGTSADVSASASSSTDDTAVTADTTALENELEKASNNLAELQSELSSKEAAAEADTGAVTEEEKEKMEITNNLSELDQMSAQELVEAAKKGIKADFNGVVTKVSVVEGATATQGMELFTLQNTDKVDVNVNVSKYDYDKVKEGQSADITIAGKIYEGEVTSISHVATQNEKGASLISADIRIKNPDENIFLGVDAKVTIHAEEADNVVVLPSEVVNIGKEGSFCYVLENGVITKKDITTGISSDEYVEVLDGIKEGDEVIRDLGSLEEGMQAEAADRSGDVNGENTETDNAEEGV